In the Fusarium oxysporum f. sp. lycopersici 4287 chromosome 9, whole genome shotgun sequence genome, one interval contains:
- a CDS encoding serine/threonine-protein kinase TEL1 (At least one base has a quality score < 10): MTVGRGNPKIGRKTLLAIVDHITQVLPGPNDDFVPPLLQDYIKALTEVLSRPAHVEILARKEGHPWELCVGFFLSVAQFLLPNEGDVSTLALARASPALVRSSPAPGSAGYGRSGGRSTPSTQSQRRVAPGEGGLLKDVLEGLYYLVVGGNAPLLRQFKDITPVVLRVLSLKQVSLGSLQTLAFAIINAIFSATHADDLEHASSLVQTLVPLMSYWWRSEKVSQDEVIRALRIEISRSILLTHLHIEHLALRSSDETIRLDLEDLVENIWSEYSRRGEAFRLQMSDITFALSSLPTYGLQLDVFGLRPHNVYGEGHWAIVQNLAFLEGIMALPRLKRQGDDNGEQDEQPRKRQRTRQDNSSRIRLKLKAVDVSICRTALQLIPFLLAHNSLSREELLDLLPDLISLANDKNPVTASWALIASASCIAYSKGCHDQVDMWHQLWRFAIRSVSLPGTSRAAAVLLHQLLEADVLPYHTISQDINNMVTTADVSGPSTLSDASISLMFHVLNLRNAKVPSASQSTCHHIIRWVFLRWNPNESAFASYNSLHVQPIHLVNLIRTCCGTTTLELTSHPAAPGGPLTETWSSFKEIESFIRYILLSEDVSNNPATAGSCSFAKPTNSPPLADANTRYASQKLTLELFYPKLGELMELCTSWTKKMNEGGIQISFDRFQSLVSACLAGTLLLPLFGDINSTQSSSVESTLKEILEKGMNSALTSVEPNAFVDSILRAVRPIMPDLNTTSLNRALTNNPGLLQFFSRVWSSLGEQKDQTHHDNSIDLMDIDEDFDSQSSRASSIHAPMVVPRFNIQMKLDTQAFYTETRTRLHFLSIINDDIGQMGLIPDIYVEHLINLPDDDLLMCQNLLLDIFTSDLVVTPDNALAIIERLGEYIGQPDYQCAEVVLSTCIGVIDGLHPIWLNDKRHLSDRVGDLYYHFIKVCLTSNIFSPRAQTSMVRLLFTLLRTNTEYGKDQGLDSPRTCLLYILKKGPMLVKLAISRKIASVFDLFVLKLHDEVFVDVLDSLPTNPLDTTGIAFRLLVLSNLACRWSTLLRRCTYHIFETPGKILDSTHYATRCLINVSNTLKLESPKALFRLFSRQLLYTWLERDPIEDIPFSIFGFATLEDLLKSAQSEAIGLTVMRGQDEAFAEVCRNLGNSESDLVRQNFTTAIAYSMIFGDSNGGEDKERGEAHIKKLLGSQVYMDSIYINLVDIAALFFDLIDQENSLERVFARYKLDYAGEIMGAVKAISHSPAELPANQQPMFKAKYLIHELHRLCQNTEFQFNDLWTPPVVVSIARKLLNTVHPALGPLHACSVLRKVRVLISLAGPVAWDSYPLEMLLNATRKFITDSECADDALGISQYLLGQGAKHLSNVPSFLAGYALSTLASLRVFLESSQSSTTQESQFKATMSKAEKFHGWFSKYLEEYDSPMFKDLAQRSAFKSITQSAARIRSSGNAERGTAESKLLLDILDDDGADHQLLNDSSRQLALGLLCGDFSIPASIKDDIIESDHDAVKHSTAVWKSCDAENLSEEYLAWAGRVVGRAFSASGEIPVNILRESHLTRYQQIAPGSNGSEMGILYLLQDLTSNPDSVTAGLAEAALRSIVSDAAILEDEPLTVACQKSLTESLLITSQWGSHRSPPSDKAPVTPPSSPDQQDVWSVEITSKEWLPSLSAHLAQCVPESIILSVLAPILARVEHFAESAFPFVAHLALYFPINQQHSPKRPFSVAIKSWLKCTDPKAKENLKLLINMLLYLRTQQYPKESSIADRSYWLEVDSAMVASTASRCGMYKTALLFAEYVTPETSRSSRRSSAAKEVDMSDTLLTIFENIDDPDAYYGLPEEPSLSKVVARVEYENDGPRSLAFRGAMYDNHIFYGDPMAQSDEQALVRALGTLGLSGLSNSLLQTQQNIESSPAALEDTFNTARKLGIWNLPAPSSDHHAVTVYKAYQSISQAADIANVRTAVHEGFSRTMRSLAALDLNATSLRKRLGALASLTELDDVIGVSDTAEMDGLIEKFKTRSDWMRSGLYGSVSQILSCRGSTMSMVSQQNTLRTNIKLSAAAARHMEVEAMITASQIYRYHQATQESLRISTGLTKLIPTCAALDIHVDAAVNIETANSLWDYGQMSTSIRMLQGIDRDASLKKQTLPISRSDLLSKIGYQVSVARLEEPHDIQKNYLEPALKELKGKGQGRQAGAVFHQFAMFCDQQLQDPDGLEDLKRLQSLKKAKGDEVSELKTLVSGTKDTQLKTRYSHVLNKEKQWLDLDEQELRRVEQTRSEFVRLSLENYLLSLIASDEHNNDALRFTALWLERSEEETTNKAVMRHLSDVPTRKFAGLTNQLTSRLQDQDTSFQKLLLELVYKICVDHPYHGMYQIWSGTKAKAQQKDDVAVLRVRATDRVAKRLAETQSVANIWLSIDKTSKYYHALAMDRNPNRYKSGAKIPLKESSPGHNLINCLIKYRIPSPTMHIELSHTKDYSKVPIISKLEPTMTIASGVSAPKIITAIGSDGVRYKQLVKGGHDDLRQDAIMEQVFSAVSSLLKLHRTTQQRNLGIRTYKVLPLTASSGLIEFVPNTIPLHEFLMPAHERYYPRDLKGSQCRKEIFGVQSRTVETRISTYRKVTEKFHPVMRYFFMEHFMDPDEWFLKRLAYTRSTAAISMLGHVLGLGDRHGHNILLDHKTGEVVHIDLGVAFEAGRILPVPELVPFRLTRDIVDGMGITKTEGVFRRCCEFTLDALREEQYSIMTILDVLRFDPLYTWSISPLRLAKLQKARHNDETPMDDEQSEAETKKGKKAAGHVNEPSEADRALEIVRKKLSKTLSVTATVNKLINQATDERNLAVLYSGWAAYA, translated from the exons ATGACAGTGGGACGTGGTAACCCAAAGATTGGACGAAAGACACTTCTCGCCATCGTGGACCACATCACTCAAGTTCTTCCGGGGCCTAATGACGATTTCGTGCCTCCTTTACTCCAGGACTACATCAAAGCTTTGACCGAGGTGCTTTCCAGGCCGGCTCACGTAGAGATTCTCGCCAGGAAGGAAGGCCATCCCTGGGAGCTCTGTGTTGGGTTCTTCCTCAGTGTTGCTCAGTTCTTGCTTCCTAACGAAGGAGATGTTTCGACCCTCGCATTGGCCCGAGCGTCTCCGGCTTTGGTTCGATCATCACCAGCTCCAGGATCAGCAGGCTATGGTCGATCTGGCGGACGATCAACTCCATCCACCCAAAGTCAGAGACGAGTTGCCCCTGGTGAGGGTGGCTTACTGAAAGATGTCTTAGAAGGACTGTACtatcttgttgttggcggGAATGCACCCCTACTTCGGCAGTTCAAGGATATCACGCCAGTAGTTCTCAGAGTCTTGAGCCTCAAGCAAGTCAGTCTTGGCTCTTTGCAGACTCTGGCATTCGCCATCATCAATGCTATTTTCTCTGCTACTCATGCTGATGATTTGGAGCACGCCAGCTCTCTGGTGCAAACACTGGTGCCGCTCATGAGCTACTGGTGGAGATCAGAGAAGGTATCTCAGGATGAAGTCATCCGCGCGTTAAGAATAGAGATTTCTAGAAGTATACTCTTGACACACCTTCACATAGAGCACTTGGCTCTCAGGTCGTCGGATGAAACCATAcgcttggacttggaagaTTTGGTAGAGAACATCTGGTCTGAATACTCAAGGCGTGGTGAAGCATTCCGCCTCCAAATGAGCGACATCACATTTGCCTTATCCTCGTTACCCACATATGGCCTACAACTGGATGTTTTTGGCCTCCGGCCACATAATGTTTATGGCGAGGGACATTGGGCTATCGTCCAAAACCTGGCATTCCTCGAAGGCATCATGGCACTGCCTCGTCTGAAAAGACAGGGAGATGATAATGGTGAACAAGATGAGCAACCGCGCAAAAGACAGCGAACTCGTCAAGATAATTCGAGTCGCATCCGGCTCAAGCTGAAGGCTGTCGATGTCTCAATCTGCAGGACTGCCCTGCAGTTGATCCCATTTCTTTTAGCTCATAATTCATTAAGCCGTGAAGAACTTCTCGACTTATTGCCAGATTTGATATCATTGGCGAATGACAAGAACCCGGTTACAGCTTCTTGGGCCCTCATTGCTTCTGCAAG CTGTATTGCTTACTCGAAAGGCTGCCATGATCAGGTGGACATGTGGCATCAGCTCTGGCGGTTCGCCATACGATCTGTCAGTCTGCCAGGAACGAGCCGAGCGGCCGCTGTGCTTCTACACCAGCTCCTTGAAGCAGATGTCCTCCCTTATCACACCATTTCGCAGGACATTAACAACATGGTTACAACTGCCGATGTCAGTGGACCTAGCACCTTGAGTGATGCCTCTATCAGCTTGATGTTCCATGTTCTTAATCTACGGAACGCGAAAGTCCCGAGCGCAAGCCAAAGTACATGTCATCATATCATTCGATGGGTATTTTTAAGATGGAACCCAA ATGAATCTGCTTTCGCATCATATAACTCCTTGCACGTTCAGCCAATTCACTTGGTGAACCTCATTCGAACATGCTGCGGAACAACAACTCTGGAGTTGACCTCCCACCCGGCAGCTCCAGGAGGCCCATTGACAGAGACCTGGAGTTCATTCAAAGAGATTGAGTCCTTCATACGGTACATACTCCTATCGGAAGATGTATCTAACAATCCCGCAACAGCCGGGAGTTGCAGCTTTGCAAAGCCCACAAACTCACCACCATTGGCGGATGCCAACACACGTTATGCTTCCCAGAAACTCACCCTCGAACTCTTTTACCCTAAGTTGGGTGAACTGATGGAGCTTTGTACGTCGtggacaaagaagatgaatgAAGGCGGTATACAAATCTCTTTTGATCGCTTCCAAAGTCTTGTATCAGCCTGTTTGGCGGGCACATTGTTGCTACCATTATTTGGCGATATCAACTCGACTCAGTCTTCGTCTGTTGAGTCAACTCTCAAAGAAATTCTAGAGAAAGGAATGAACTCCGCCTTGACGTCCGTTGAGCCCAATGCGTTTGTCGATTCAATCCTGCGAGCCGTCCGGCCCATTATGCCTGATTTAAATACGACAAGCCTCAACAGGGCTCTTACAAACAACCCTGGCCTTCTGCAATTCTTCTCTCGAGTGTGGAGCTCACTTGGAGAACAAAAGGACCAGACGCATCATGACAACAGCATCGACCTAATGGACATTGACGAGGACTTTGACTCACAAAGTAGCAGAGCAAGTTCGATTCATGCGCCAATGGTAGTCCCACGTTTCAACATTCAGATGAAGTTAGATACGCAGGCTTTCTATACAGAAACGAGGACGCGGCTGCATTTCTTGTCTATAATAAATGACGACATTGGGCAAATGGGCCTCATCCCTGATATCTACGTGGAACATCTCATCAACTTGCCGGACGATGATTTACTCATGTGTCAAAACCTGCTATTAGACATTTTTACCTCTGATCTCGTTGTTACCCCAGACAACGCGCTTGCTATCATCGAAAGACTTGGGGAGTATATTGGTCAGCCTGATTATCAGTGTGCCGAAGTTGTGTTAAGCACCTGTATTGGAGTGATTGATGGGCTTCACCCCATTTGGCTGAACGATAAACGACATCTTTCGGACCGAGTGGGTGATCTTTATTATCACTTCATCAAAGTCTGTCTCACATCAAACATATTCTCGCCAAGGGCCCAAACATCTATGGTTCGATTATTGTTTACCCTGCTCCGAACCAACACAGAGTATGGCAAAGATCAAGGCCTTGATTCGCCTCGAACATGTTTACTTTACATCCTGAAGAAAGGTCCGATGTTGGTCAAATTAGCCATCTCCCGGAAGATCGCTAGCGTTTTCGATCTTTTTGTTCTCAAGCTTCACGATGAAGTTTTTGTGGATGTGCTGGACAGTTTACCAACCAACCCTCTCGATACTACTGGCATCGCATTCCGCTTGCTAGTCTTGTCAAATCTCGCCTGCCGATGGTCGACATTGCTTCGGAGATGCACATATCACATTTTTGAAACTCCAGGAAAGATATTGGACTCAACTCATTATGCAACTCGATGCTTGATCAATGTGTCAAACACGCTGAAATTGGAATCACCAAAAGCCTTGTTCCGCCTGTTCTCCCGCCAACTCTTGTATACCTGGTTGGAACGTGATCCGATTGAGGATATCCCGTTCTCCATCTTTGGCTTCGCGACACTCGAAGATCTCCTCAAGTCAGCCCAGTCCGAAGCCATTGGCTTGACAGTAATGAGAGGACAAGACGAGGCATTTGCAGAGGTGTGCCGCAACCTAGGAAATTCTGAAAGCGACCTCGTTCGTCAAAATTTCACTACCGCCATTGCATATAGCATGATCTTTGGTGACTCCAATGGGGGCGAGGACAAGGAGCGAGGCGAGGCACATATCAAAAAGTTGCTCGGAAGTCAAGTGTATATGGACTCTATTTACATCAACCTTGTTGATATAGCGGCCCTCTTCTTTGACCTCATCGACCAAGAAAATTCTCTAGAGAGGGTGTTTGCCAGGTACAAGCTTGACTACGCTGGCGAGATCATGGGTGCCGTGAAAGCCATTTCTCATTCACCTGCTGAGCTGCCAGCGAACCAACAGCCAATGTTCAAGGCTAAATATCTCATCCATGAACTTCACAGGCTCTGCCAAAACACGGAGTTCCAATTTAACGACCTATGGACGCCACCTGTGGTTGTCTCGATCGCTCGAAAGCTTCTCAATACGGTGCATCCAGCTTTAGGTCCCCTGCATGCATGCTCTGTTCTTCGAAAGGTTCGAGTCTTAATTTCCCTTGCTGGGCCAGTCGCTTGGGACTCTTATCCCCTGGAAATGCTCCTGAACGCAACCCGTAAGTTTATCACGGACTCGGAGTGTGCAGATGACGCACTCGGAATTAGCCAGTATCTCCTGGGCCAAGGTGCCAAGCATCTCAGCAACGTGCCATCATTTCTCGCTGGTTATGCCCTGTCGACCCTCGCGTCGCTCCGAGTCTTCCTGGAATCAAGTCAGTCGAGCACTACCCAGGAGAGTCAGTTCAAAGCAACTATGAGCAAAGCAGAAAAGTTCCATGGATGGTTCAGCAAGTACCTCGAGGAGTATGACTCGCCAATGTTTAAGGATCTTGCGCAAAGAAGTGCCTTCAAGTCCATAACACAGTCTGCTGCTCGCATTCGATCTTCTGGAAATGCTGAAAGAGGCACTGCGGAGAGCAAACTATTGCTGGATATCTTAGACGACGATGGCGCAGATcaccagcttctcaacgatTCTTCTCGGCAGCTAGCTCTCGGTCTTCTTTGTGGCGACTTTAGCATTCCTGCGTCAATCAAGGACGACATCATCGAATCTGACCATGATGCTGTAAAGCATTCTACGGCTGTATGGAAGAGCTGCGATGCAGAAAATCTGAGCGAAGAGTATCTAGCATGGGCAGGACGAGTTGTTGGGCGAGCCTTTTCGGCTTCCGGAGAGATTCCAGTCAATATTCTACGCGAATCACATCTTACTCGCTACCAACAAATAGCTCCAGGATCAAATGGCTCAGAGATGGGAATACTTTACCTGCTTCAGGACCTCACCTCAAATCCCGATTCTGTTACTGCTGGTCTTGCCGAAGCTGCTCTACGATCCATTGTCTCAGATGCCGCTATACTTGAGGATGAACCACTAACTGTAGCTTGTCAGAAGAGTCTAACAGAGTCTCTCTTAATAACTTCCCAATGGGGCTCGCACAGATCTCCCCCGTCTGACAAAGCCCCTGTtactcctccttcttcaccagATCAGCAGGACGTGTGGTCTGTGGAAATCACTTCGAAAGAATGGCTCCCGAGCCTGAGCGCACACCTTGCCCAATGTGTTCCAGAGTCAATCATTCTCTCAGTCCTGGCCCCTATTCTCGCCAGGGTTGAGCACTTTGCGGAGAGCGCGTTTCCCTTCGTTGCTCATCTTGCGCTCTACTTTCCGATAAATCAGCAACACTCCCCCAAGCGCCCATTTTCTGTGGCGATCAAGAGCTGGCTGAAATGCACTGATCCTAAAGCCAAAGAAAATCTAAAGCTACTCATCAACATGCTTCTGTATCTCAGGACACAACAGTACCCCAAAGAATCTTCAATAGCTGACCGATCGTATTGGCTCGAGGTGGATTCCGCGATGGTTGCATCAACGGCGTCGCGATGCGGCATGTATAAGACCGCTTTGCTTTTCGCTGAGTATGTTACTCCTGAAACCTCGCGGTCCTCAAGAAGGTCCTCGGCCGCAAAGGAGGTGGATATGAGCGACACTCTCCTTACGATCTTTGAAAACATCGATGATCCAGATGCATACTATGGGCTACCCGAAGAACCCAGCCTTTCTAAGGTTGTCGCTCGCGTAGAATATGAGAATGATGGTCCCAGAAGTCTTGCATTCCGAGGCGCCATGTACGACAACCATATATTTTACGGAGATCCAATGGCTCAGTCAGACGAACAAGCTTTAGTCAGAGCCCTGGGTACACTTGGGTTGTCAGGACTCTCgaactctcttcttcagacACAACAAAACATTGAGTCATCCCCGGCTGCTCTCGAGGACACTTTCAATACTGCTAGGAAATTAGGGATTTGGAACCTTCCTGCTCCCTCAAGTGATCATCACGCGGTCACAGTATACAAAGCGTATCAAAGTATTTCTCAGGCAGCCGATATTGCGAATGTCCGAACAGCTGTGCATGAGGGCTTCAGTCGCAcgatgagaagcttggctgCCCTCGACCTGAACGCAACTTCATTGAGAAAAAGACTTGGAGCTTTGGCATCCTTAACAGAACTTGATGACGTTATAGGGGTTTCTGACACTGCAGAGATGGATGGTCTCATCGAAAAATTCAAAACTCGAAGCGATTGGATGCGGAGCGGACT GTACGGTAGTGTCAGCCAGATCTTGTCTTGCCGTGGGTCTACGATGAGCATGGTCAGTCAGCAGAATACCCTTCGAACAAATATCAAGCTTTCCGCGGCTGCTGCACGGCATATGGAGGTAGAAGCAATGATCACCGCATCTCAGATCTATCGTTATCACCAAGCGACACAAGAGAGCCTCAGAATATCCACTGGGCTCACCAAGCTCATCCCAACATGCGCCGCCTTAGACATTCATGTTGACGCAGCGGTCAACATCGAGACAGCTAATTCTCTCTGGGATTATGGTCAGATGAGCACATCCATCCGTATGCTCCAAGGCATCGATAGAGATGCTTCCCTCAAAAAGCAAACTCTGCCGATCAGCCGATCTGACTTGCTTTCGAAGATTGGGTATCAGGTTTCTGTCGCTCGCCTTGAAGAGCCACATGACATTCAGAAAAACTACCTGGAACCTGcactcaaggagctcaaaggcaaaggccaAGGTCGGCAAGCAGGTGCTGTATTCCATCAGTTTGCCATGTTCTGTGATCAACAACTGCAGGACCCAGATGGCCTGGAAGACCTGAAAAGACTTCAAAGTCTaaagaaggccaagggcgATGAAGTGTCAGAACTGAAAACCCTAGTCAGCGGTACAAAGGATACTCAGCTGAAAACCAGATATTCACATGTCTtgaacaaggagaagcaaTGGCTGGATCTTGATGAGCAGGAACTGCGGCGAGTCGAGCAGACTCGCAGTGAATTCGTTCGGCTGAGTCTCGAGAACTACCTCCTATCTCTTATTGCCTCTGATGAACACAATAATGACGCCCTTCGTTTCACGGCTCTTTGGCTGGAGCGATCAGAAGAGGAGACTACTAACAAGGCGGTTATGCGACATTTGTCTGACGTGCCAACAAGGAAATTTGCTGGTCTCACCAATCAATTGACATCCCGACTGCAAGACCAGGACACCTCATTCCAGAAATTACTGTTGGAGCTGGTCTACAAAATCTGTGTAGACCATCCTTATCACGGGATGTATCAGATCTGGTCTGGAACCAAGGCAAAAGCGCAGCAGAAGGATGACGTAGCTGTTCTACGTGTCAGAGCAACAGATCGTGTTGCGAAACGCCTTGCCGAGACGCAATCTGTTGCCAACATTTGGCTCTCGATCGACAAGACAAGCAAATACTATCACGCTCTTGCCATGGACCGGAACCCGAATAGGTACAAGTCGGGTGCGAAGATCCCGCTCAAAGAGTCTTCGCCCGGGCACAACCTCATTAACTGCTTGATAAAATACCGAATTCCATCTCCAACTATGCACATCGAACTCTCCCATACAAAAGATTACTCAAAGGTCCCGATCATCTCCAAATTAGAGCCCACCATGACCATTGCTTCAGGCGTCAGTGCTCCCAAAATCATTACTGCCATTGGAAGCGATGGCGTGCGCTACAAACAGCTTGTCAAAGGAGGACATGACGACTTGCGACAGGATGCTATCATGGAACAGGTCTTTTCGGCCGTATCGTCTCTGCTGAAGCTTCATAGGACGACTCAGCAGCGCAACCTAGGAATCAGGACATACAAGGTATTGCCACTCACTGCATCTTCAGGCTTGATTGAATTCGTCCCCAATACGATCCCACTTCACGAGTTCTTGATGCCCGCCCATGAAAGATATTACCCAAGAGACTTGAAGGGCTCCCAATGTCGTAAGGAAATATTTGGGGTCCAAAGTCGGACGGTAGAAACTCGAATCAGCACCTATCGCAAGGTCACGGAGAAATTCCATCCAGTCATGAGATACTTCTTTATGGAACACTTCATGGATCCAGATGAATGGTTCCTAAAAAGACTAGCGTACACCAGAAGCACTGCGGCTATATCGATGCTGGGACACGTTCTTGGTTTAGGAGATCGACATGGGCACAACATTCTCTTGGACCACAAGACAGGGGAAGTTGTCCACATTGACTTGGGTGTTGCATTTGAGGCTGGTCGTATTCTGCCAGTACCGGAGTTGGTCCCCTTCAGACTGACAAGAGACATTGTGGATGGGATGGGGATCACCAAGACAGAAGGCGTCTTCCGGAGATGCTGCGAGTTTACGCTAGATGCTCTAAGAGAGGAGCAGTACTCAATCATGACAATCTTGGATGTGTTACGGTTTGATCCATTGTATACGTGGTCGATCTCACCACTTCGACTTGCCAAACTTCAAAAGGCGAGACACAACGACGAAACCCCAATGGACGATGAACAAAGCGAGGCAGAGACgaagaagggcaaaaaggCTGCAGGTCACGTCAATGAACCATCTGAAGCTGACCGAGCTTTAGAGATtgtgaggaagaagcttTCGAAAACGTTGAGTGTGACTGCAACAGTAAACAAGTTGATCAACCAAGCCACCGATGAGCGAAATTTGGCAGTGTTGTATTCTG GCTGGGCAGCATATGCTTAA